Genomic window (Candidatus Neomarinimicrobiota bacterium):
TGCTTTCGTTTCCTTTACCGTCATGATCGCAATACCCAGCATCTTCGTTGTTCTGAATGAGTCATCTGATCATGCCTACACTTTTTTCTATGCCGTCAACTCCTTCTATCTTTTCTTTCCTTTCGGCTTGCTTCTTGCCAACTATTTTTTTCGAGTGGATCTGGATCGGCTTGCCATTCTAAGAAGGCAAAACTTTGTGAGACCCGTGAATGCAAATAGGATATTCTATATTCTTTGGATTCTGCTTGGATTGTGCCTCCTAATAATGGGCGCGTACATCCTCCGCATAGAAAAGATTCCCCTGCTTGAACTCATCAGGCATCCTGGTGAAAGGATGAGATTGGCACTGCTGCGTGAGGAATCGATGAAACTCCTGGAAATCCCATGGCTCGAACATTATTTGTACTCATGGCTTAGGACGACTCTATTTGCTGTTGGGATTATTGCAAGCTTGTTCATGGCCGTTGTTGCCAAAGAAATGAGGTTCAAGGTTTTGTTTGTTCTATTTCTCTTGTTCGGTTTGTTTAATAATTCCCTCACCATAACGAAAGCCCATGCGGCCTTTCTTATTCTCTCAATAGCCCTCTTCTACTTCCTTAAGAAGGGGGGGAAGATTTCGTTGCGTCTATTCCTGGGATCGGCATTTGGCGTGTTCTCATTCCCATACCTGATAGTGAAGTTCAAACATGAAGTTGTATTCGACTTTTTTAGAATACTATACATTCTTTGGCTCAGGATTTTCTACGTGCCAGCATGGGTTTTGTACAAGTACTTTGAGGTTTTCCCGAACTATCACGATTTTTTAGGTGGCAGAACTTCTCATCTCTATTCTTGGTTTCATAATGAAGGAAGTTTTCCCGTCGCCAACTACGTATTCCAGTATTTTAGCCCGACTGGTATCTCGAGTGGCAGTGCAAGTGCAAACTATCTCAGTTTTTTTTGGGCCGATTTCGGCTGGACTGGACTGATTCTATCATCGCTTGTGGTGGGTGTGATCACTCATTATTCCTACTGGATACTTTTACGTGCTTGCTGCTGGTTCAAGGATGTGGTTTATGTGACGACTGTCACGGTTCTTTCTATGTCGTTCTCTTTCTTTTTTGCCGGTGCGAACTTCCCCATCATAGTAGTAAGTCACGGGATAATTCTGTTCCTGATTGCGTTCTGGACCATTGAAGCACTTCGGAAACGATATGAAATTTCACAACCAGCGGGGAATCTGTAAGAGGTTGGAGTTGGTAGTTATGGAACTGCTGGGCATTGTTCTGTTCCAGGACCACAACGACTTCGGCCAAGAGTCAGAAGTGTCCGCCCTAGCGAGACTCCCAGTAATTTCCATCATGTACGTTCAATCTGATCTCAGTGCAACCGGATCTAACCATGCGTAGTCTACTTTTTAGAGAAATGAGTTTAGAGAAGGACTTGATACTGACTATCATCACTGCATTAGTATCGGTTCTCGGAATCTTCCTTTTGAATGGATACGTCGCCCGTCTTCACGGTTTAGAAACCCTCGGTGAGTATCTTCTGGTGAGGCGGACAAGCTATGCGATTGTTGGCCTCCTCCTTTTGGGAATGAACATTGGACTTCCACGCTTCATTGCCAGGGATCCCAAAGGGAGATTTGGCAACAGCGCCGTTGTGACTTTTGCCATTTTTACTATCCCCGCAATTGGCTTACTATTTTTCCTGTTCCGCGCCAATGCCGTTCCGGGATTTATCCCTGAACACGCTGGGCCGTATGCTATATTTATAACAGGTGTTTGTTGTCAAGCTCTCACATATGGCCTATATAGGGGTCATCTAAACATGCTTGGTGCCAGCATCCTCCGGTTATTGGGATCTATTCTTGTCCCAATTTCCGTTTTTCTTGTTGTTCGCGAAATCCCTGTTATCCTAAGCAGTATTGGATTAGCTGTTTTCCTTTTGTCAATGGGTTCTTTTTACCTGAGGAATGATGGGTTGATTTCCATGAATGTCGAATGGCATGAAACAAAGAGATTATGGCGGTACGGATTTGAAAGGATTCCAAGCTTCGTATCCCAGTTTTTTCTGCTTGCGGGAGTTCCCCTATTACTCGCTTATTACATACCCTATAGCGAACTCGCATATGTCAATTCGAGCATCAGTCTGGTGAGAATGTTTCTGTTGGTGGTAGGACCTCTGGGGGTAGTTCTTCTGCCCAGGATATCAAGAGCATTAGCGGAAGGGCGCCGTGAGGAGGTCACCCGAGGCGTGGAACTTCTGGTTACCGGAGCCCTCTTCTTCGGGACGGTTACCGCCATTTCCCTCAGCCTGTCTGGACCTGCAATCCTCAAATTGTGGCTAGGATCTGTCTCGACGGAAGGGGCAAAAACAGTGACGGTCATCCTTCTTGCTCTCCCCTTCTACGCGATAGTCGGAATCCTCCGGAATCCGATCGATGCGGTATCTGTCCGAGGCTACAATTCGATAATCTTTTCCGTTTCCGCCTCTCTGTTATTGATATCCTTTTTCCTTATGAAACATCTAGGAGTTCAACCGATAGAAGCTGGTATTTATGCCTTTTTGGTGGGGTACATTTCGGCAGGTATCCTGTCCCTTTTCACCGTAAATCGGTTGTTTAAAGTGCAACCCTTCAAGTCGCAAATGATCCGGGATCTAGCCCTGGGGTCTTTCGGTGTGTTTACAGTTGATTTTGTTCTCGGGAAAACGGTTGCCTCGGAGTCGCTTCATATGATTCTCTTCTTCCTTCTGATCATCTCGGCAGGTCTTGTTTTTCTTTGGAAATCATCGCAGGATTGGGTAGTAATGGTGAGACAGCGCGTGTTCATTGGTATGCTCTAACCCCGCGTTTCCGTTTCGTATGGGATTAACATAAAATGAAGGTCTAAATTTTCCTTCCAATCTGAAGAAATCGGCGGCTGTGGTTCCAGAGAAGAGAAACCCGAACATTGTGTATATCATGGGGCGAGGTCATAGCGGAACTACGCTATTAAACGCTGTGTTAGGCAATGCCGACCCCATTGAGAGTGTGGGAGAGCTCCTCAGCGGCATGAATAGGCTTGAAGAAATGTGCAGTTGCGGAAAAACTGTCAATGAGTGTTCGTTCTGGTCAAATGTCAGAAATGCCAGCCTGAAAGATTTGGAAAATATGACATGGGAAGCGTGTGCAAGAATTTCTCTCCACTACGGTCATATTTTCCGTCTTCCAGCCATAATGTTCCGGTGGATTCCTCCCCATCTTCTTCGCGCTTACGTTCGGGTTACGAGATCAATTTTCCGGGCTATCAGTGATGTAAGCGGGAAACAATTCGTGGTAGATTCATCTAAGGAATTCACAAGGGCCATGTTCCTGGCCTCCCGTTTTCCTGAAGCCAGAATCATCCATCTCGTCCGCAATGGCGAACAGGTTCTGGCTTCGCGATACTGGCGTTTGAAAAACCGCGAGGGGTTCAGAATCCTGAGAAAGCAGGTTCCGGCGAGTAGATTTCTCGGTCTCTATTTGGTTCTCGACAGTATCAACTGGGTTTTAGGTAACCTCGTGGGTGAGGCGATACGGTATGTGACTTCAACCCGGGTCTTACGTGTCAAATATGAGGATTTTTGCGAATACCCGGAAGAGGTGCTGACGAGAATCTCTCGCTTTTTGAAGGTCGATTTGAGTTCCATCATAGAGAAACTGGGCCGGGGGGAGGGATTCGCCTTTGGACATACTATTGCAGGGAACCGCATTAGATTTCAATCTGAGATTGTCTTGAATCCCCATCATCCCATGAGAGAGGTACCGAAACGCTAT
Coding sequences:
- a CDS encoding sulfotransferase, with protein sequence MVPEKRNPNIVYIMGRGHSGTTLLNAVLGNADPIESVGELLSGMNRLEEMCSCGKTVNECSFWSNVRNASLKDLENMTWEACARISLHYGHIFRLPAIMFRWIPPHLLRAYVRVTRSIFRAISDVSGKQFVVDSSKEFTRAMFLASRFPEARIIHLVRNGEQVLASRYWRLKNREGFRILRKQVPASRFLGLYLVLDSINWVLGNLVGEAIRYVTSTRVLRVKYEDFCEYPEEVLTRISRFLKVDLSSIIEKLGRGEGFAFGHTIAGNRIRFQSEIVLNPHHPMREVPKRYGLMFRIIAAPLIWLYGY